In Pseudomonas campi, the sequence CTCACCGGCGAGTCCTTGCCGGTGAGTTATGCCGCGGGTGCCACGCTGCGCAGTGGTGGGGTCAATGTCGGCGCACCGTTCGAGCTGCGCGCCAGCCACACCGCCGAGCAGAGCACCTACGCCGGCATCGTGCGCATGGCCGAGGCCGCGCGCCAGTCACGCGCACCCTTCGTGCGTCTGGCCGACCGCTATGCCCTCGCTCTGGTGCCGCTGACCCTGCTGATTGCCGGCGCGGCCTGGCTGCTCAGTGGCGACCCGATCCGCGCCCTCGCCGTGCTGGTGGTCGCCACGCCCTGCCCGCTGATCCTCGCCGTGCCGATTGCCATCATGGCCGGCATTTCCCGCAGTGCGCACCGCGGCATCCTGATCAAGGACGGCGCCACCCTGGAAGCCCTGGCCGCGGCGCAGATTCTCTTCCTCGACAAGACCGGCACCCTGACCACGGGCCATGCCCGAATTCAGGCGGTGGAAAGCGCCGGCGTGCAGAGCCAGGAAAAACTGCTGTACCTGGCCGGTTCACTGGCCCAGGCCTCGCCCCACCCGATCTCGGCGGCGATCGTCCAGGCCGCGCAAAAAGGCACGCGGCCCCTCGGCACGCCGCAACAGGTGCGCGAGCAACCGGGCGCGGGCCTGCAAGGCGAGGTCGATGGCCATGAAGTGCGTATCGGGGCGCTGGAGTTCGTCAGCCCAGGCGCCGAGACCGATGCCTGGGCGCAGTCCGTGTTGCGCCGTATGGACTACCAGGCGGCCGGCGGCAGCTTCATCGGCGTGGATCAGACCCTGGCCGGCGCCGTGCTGTTTGCCGATCCCCTGCGCATGGAGTCACCCCACGCCCTGCGCCTGCTGCGCCGCGCCGGCATCCACAAGATCATCATGCTCACCGGTGACCGGCCTGAAACCGCGCAGATGATCGGCCTCGCCGCCGGCGTCGATGAAGTGCGCGCCGGGCTGGACCCGGCAGCCAAGGTCGCGGCCGTGCTGCAAGGCCGTGAACAGGGCAAGACCCTGATGGTCGGTGACGGCATCAATGATGCCCCGGCCCTGGCCGCCGCAGATGTGGGCATTGCCCTGGGCGCCAGTGGCGCGACGGCGTCTTCCGAGGCGGCCGGCGTGGTGCTGCTGGTCGACCGCCTCGACCGCGTGGCCGAAGCCCTGCAGATCGCCCGGCGTTCGCAACGGATTGCCCGCCAGGGCGTGCTGGTCGGCATGGGTTTGTCGCTGCTGGCCATGCTCCTGGCCGCCCTTGGCTACCTGCCGCCACTGGCCGGGGCGATCCTGCAGGAAGGCATCGACGTCGCCGTCATCCTCAACGCGCTGCGCGCCCTGGGCGGTGGCTTGCACAACGGGGCAGGCAAGGCGCTGGAAGGTGAGCGCATCGACCGCCTCAAGCGCGAGCATGACGACCTTGCCCAGCCACTCGAGGCGGTACGCACGCTGGCCCGGCAATTACCCAAGCAGACCACCGAACAGGCGCGCACCGCGCTGGACAGCCTGGTGCGCCTGCTCGAGGAAAAACTGGTGCCCCACGAGCAGAACGACGAGGACCAGCTCTACCCCCTGCTGGCCCGGCACCTCAAGGGCGATGACCCACTGGCGGCGATGAGCCACACCCACCGCGAGATCTTCCGCCTGGTGAAACTGCTGGCGCGGATGAACGCCGACTTTTCTGCCAGCAGCACAGCGCCCTCCACGGAAGATATCCAGGCCATGCTGCAGCGCCTGGACACCGTGCTGGCCCTGCATTTCGCCCAGGAAGATGAGCTTTACCACAATCTGGACAGGCGGTAGTGAGCAGGTAAAACAGGCAAATCCCAGCGCAGATGGACAATTGTGGGAATCAACATCTTCAATTAACTCATGCAAGCGTGATCCACCGACATAAATGCATCATCGCAGCGGCGGCCCGTGCGCATGGGAATATGACGGCAGCGTGCCAGTATGGTTAGACTGCAAATCTGTATGGCCGAACCTGCTGGGCGGCGTTTCTCAATCCTGGCGAAGCAGAGTCCCGATGCAGTCACTGAGTTCTATCAGGGCGCCCGAAAGCGCCAACGATGAGCTATTCGATGGCCTGGTCCGGCTGGCCAGGCAACATGTCGGCGTGATGTCGGCGCTGGTGATCGCAGGCGCCGAGGATCAGCCGCGGATACGCACCTGCGTAGGTGCTGCACTCGAACATGCCGTCAGCCTCGGTCATCTCGAGGCCCCCTGGCGCTGCACCGATGCACTGCTCGTAGTACCCGATGTGCAGTGCGATGAGCGCCTACGCGATCTCGACCTGCTCGCCGCGGCACCCCATATACGCTTTCTGCTGGCCTGCCCACTACGAGCGCCGGCCGGTGAAGTGCTCGGCATCCTCTATCTGCTGCACGATCAACCCCGCGAGTTGAACATGGCCCAGCAACAGACTCTGCACGAACTTGCCCAACTGGCGGCGCAACTGCTCGCCCGCGAAGCCGCCGATGCGGATTGGCAACAGCAGGTGGATCTGTTGCGCGAGAACGAACGGCGCATGGCTCTGGCGATTACCGGCAGCGGCACCGGGATCTGGGATCGCAATGTCGCCACCGGGGAAATTCACTACTCCTCGGGCTGGAAAGCCTTGCTGGGGTATGCCGAGCACGAAGTCGGCAACCGCATCGAGGAAAGCTATACACGCGTCCACCCCGCCGACCTGACCTATGTCCAGGCGAGCATCCAGGCGCATCTCGAGCAGCACACCGAGGCGTACGAAGTCGAACACCGCCTGCAGTGTCGTGACGGTAGCTACAAGTGGGTATGCAGCCGCGGCAAGGTGGTCGAGCGCGATGTGGCCGGCCAACCCCTGCGTATGATCGGTACCACCACGGACATCAGCGCCATGCGCGCCCTGTCGGAGCAGGCGCAGCAGACCGCCAGCCTGATGACCGACCTGACCAATGAAATCCCCGGCATGGCCTTCCAGTACCAGCGCCTGGCAGATGGCAGGTCTTGCTTTACCTATGCCAGCGGCGGGGTACGCACGATCTACGGCCTCAGCCCGGAGCAACTGCTGGCAAACCCGGACCTGCTGCACGAGATCATTCACCCGGAGGATTGGGCCTTGTACCTCTCCTCCCTCGCCATCTCCGCCACCAACCTGACGCCCTGGCACCTGGAGTACCGGGTGCAGTTGCCGCAGCAAGGCACCTTCTGGCGCCAGGGCGATGCCTGCCCCAGACAGCTGGAAGACGGCAGCGTGCTGTGGCATGGCTTCATTGCCGATATCACCGAGCACAAGCTGATCGAAGCCGAGCTGCAGGAGTTCGCCACCACGGACTTCCTGACCCAGCTGTGCAACCGCCGCAGCTTCATGCTGCAGCTCGAAACCGAGCTGTCCCGGGTGCAGCGAACCGCCGGGCACTGCGCGACGCTGCTGATGTTCGACCTCGACCATTTCAAGGACATCAATGATCGCTGGGGCCACTTCGTCGGCGACCAAGCGCTGCGCCATTTCGCGGCGATCCTCCGCGCGCAGCTGCGCAAGACCGACGCTGCCGGACGGATGGGCGGTGAAGAGTTCGCCGTGCTGCTGAGCGATACCGATATCGCCCAGGCCATGAGTTTCGGTGAACGTATTCGCAGCGAACTGGCGAGAACGCCCCTGGTTCATGCCGGTGAACAGATCCCCCTGGCGGTCAGCGTCGGCATTGCCGCCATCAACGCCGGCGATCCGACCCCCGAAGCCGCGCTGTCGCGCAGCGACATAGCGCTGTACCGCGCCAAGCGCAGCGGTCGCAACCGCATCGAATGCCATTCGGAAGCGGCGCACTAAAAGCCGTTCACGATCTCCCCCAGGGTGCGCTGTGCGCCCTATAACCGGCACTCCGCTGCGCATGGCGCACCCTCCGCAATGGGCGCCCCGGTGCAAAGCTGTGTGGCCCCTTCACGCATTTTTCGTGGTCAGCACGATCGTGAATAACCCTAAGCCGCAGACCTGTAATTCCTTTCTCGAATACCGGCCTTACCCATGAGTTCGGTATTCCCTGACTACTATCAGTGCCATACCCAAAACCTATTTGATAGCTCGGTAGGCAGGGTCAAGACTCATCCGGGTAGTTAGGTGCAAACAACAAAAGGAATGAATTCATGTCGAACGAAGCAAAGTGCCCATTCTCGGGCGGTGCTGGCAGCCCCACCGTCGCTGGCGCCCAGTCGAATGCAAACTGGTGGCCTAACCAACTCAACCTGAAGATCCTGCACCAGCACTCCTCGCTGTCCGACCCGATGGATGCGGACTTCAACTACGCCGAGGAATTCAAGAGCCTCGACCTGGACGCCGTAGTCCGCGACCTCACCGCCCTGATGACCAATTCCCAGGACTGGTGGCCAGCCGACTGGGGCCACTACGGCGGCCTGATGATCCGCATGGCCTGGCACGCAGCCGGCACCTACCGTATCGCCGACGGCCGTGGCGGCGCCGGCACCGGCAACCAGCGCTTCGCCCCGCTCAATAGCTGGCCAGACAACGGCAACCTGGACAAGGCCCGCCGTCTGCTGTGGCCGATCAAACAGAAGTACGGGCGCAAACTCTCCTGGGCCGACCTGTTCGTCCTCGCCGGCAACGTCGCGCTGGAGTCCATGGGTTTCAAGACCTTCGGCTTCGGCGGCGGGCGCAGCGATATCTGGGCGCCGGAAGAAGACGTCAACTGGGGTGCCGAGACCGAATGGCTGGCCACCAGCGACCAGCCCAACAGCCGCTACTCCGGTGATCGCAACCTGGCCAACCCGCTGGCTGCCGTGCAAATGGGCCTGATCTACGTCAACCCGCAAGGCCCGGACGGCAACCCCGACCCGCTGGCCTCCGGCCGCGACGTGCGCGAGACCTTCGCGCGCATGGCCATGAACGACGAAGAAACCGTGGCGCTGGTCGCCGGCGGCCACACCTTCGGCAAGGCCCACGGCGCTGGCGATGCGGCTCTGGTCGGGCCAGAGCCGGAAGCCGCGGCGATCGAGGAACAGGGCTTTGGCTGGATCAACAAGTTCGGCAGCGGCAAAGGCGTGCACACCATCACCAGCGGGATCGAAGGCGCGTGGAAACCCAACCCGACGAAATGGGACATGGGCTACTTCGACATGCTGTTCGGTTACGAGTGGGAGCTGACCAAGAGCCCGGCCGGTGCCCACCAGTGGGTGGCCAAGGACGTCAAGCCGGAGCACATGATTCCCGACGCCCACGACCCGTCGAAGAAGCACCCGCCAATGATGACCACCGCCGACCTGTCGCTGCGCATGGACCCGGCCTATGAAAAGATCTCGCGACGCTTCCACCAGAACCCGCAGGAGTTCGCCGACGCCTTCGCCCGCGCCTGGTTCAAGCTGACCCACCGTGACATGGGCCCGCGCGCCCGTTACCTGGGCAAACTGGTACCCCAGGAAGAGCTGATCTGGCAGGACCCGGTGCCCGCCGTCGATCATCCGCTGGTCGATGCCCAGGACATCGCCGCCCTGAAGGCCAAGATCCTCGCCAGCGGCCTGTCCATCGCCCAACTGGTCAGCACGGCCTGGGCCTCGGCTTCCACCTTCCGCGGCAGCGACAAGCGCGGCGGGGCCAATGGCGCACGCATTCGCCTGGCACCCCAGAAGGACTGGCCCGCCAACCAGCCAACTGAACTGGCCAAGGTTCTCGCGGCCCTGGAAAGCGTGCAGAAGGACTTCAATGCCTCGGCAGCCGGTGGCAAGAAAGTCTCGCTGGCCGACCTGATCGTGCTGGGCGGCTGCGCAGCCGTCGAAGCGGCGGCGAAGAAGGCCGGCGTCAGCGTCACGGCGCCCTTCACTGCGGGCCGCACGGACGCCACCCAGGCGCAGACCGACGTCGAATCGTTCGCGGTACTGGAGCCGAAGGCCGATGGCTTCCGCAACTATGCCCAGCCAGGGCTGGAAGCGGTGGCGGCCGAGTTGCTGATCGACAAGGCGCAGTTGCTGGGTCTCACCGCCCCGGAAATGACCGTGCTGATCGGCGGTCTGCGCGCCCTCAACGCCAACGTTGGCCAAGCCCAGCATGGCGTGTTCACCAAGCGCCCGGAAACCCTGAGCAACGACTTCTTCGTCAACCTGCTCGACATGCGCACCAAGTGGCAGAAGTCGGCCAGCGCCGCAGGCGTGTTGGAAGGGCGTGATCGCAAGAGCGGTGATCTGCAGTGGACCGGCACGGTGGTCGACCTGGTCTTCGGTTCGAACTCGCAGTTGCGCGCGCTCGCCGAGGTCTATGCCACCAGCGATGCACAGGCGAAGTTCGTCCATGACTTCGTCGCCGCCTGGGACAAGGTGATGACCCTCGATCGCTTCGACCTGGCGTAACGCTGCAAGCCAGGCTTTGAGCGGCCTGGCACACCTGGCCAAGACCTGACCCGGGGCAATCCCGGGCCAGGTCACGGCTGCAGCAGCCCGCAGCGTTTAGCCCACACCAGCCCCATAACTCTCCCCGCCTTCTCTGTACCGCTGTGGCGCTTGAAAACGCTTACGACACTGCACTTGCTTGCGGCTTTGCTTGATCCTCGGCGACAACTTCCTGCCGCCTGAACCAGCGCTTTTGGCTGACCAGCAGCACCCCCGCCAGCACCAGGCCAGCCCCCAGCAGTTGCGCCAGGGAAACCGACTCGCGCAATAACAGCCAGCCGAAGAAGATCGTCAGGATCGGCCCCAGCGTGCCAATCAGCACCGTGCGCGCCGCACCGATACGCTGGATCGCCGCCGATTGCCAGAACACCGGCAATACCGTGGAGAAGATCGCCATCGCCGCCGCATAGGCATACACCGGCACGGGCTGGTTCAGCGCAGCAAAGGGTTGGCTGGCGACGAAGTGCAGCTGCGTGGCCAGGGTCGAGACGATGATCGCCAGGGCGGCAAAACGGATGGTCCCCAGACGCTGGATGGCGACCTCGGCACCGGCACTGTACAGCGCGTAGGACAGCGCCGAGGCGAAGACGAAGGCACTGCCGATCAGCACCGCACGGATATCACCGGCCACGTCGAGATCATGGGCAAACGCCAGGCCAATGCCGGCATAGGACAGCAGCAGGGCCGCCACCTGGCGTTTCTCCAGGCGCTTGCCCAGCGCCAGGACACCGATCAGCACGGTCATGGTCGGGTAGATGAACAGGATCAGGCGCTCGAGCGCGGCGGAGATGTACTGCAGGCCGACGAAGTCGAGGATGCTCGCCCCGTAGTAGCCCAGCAGGCCGAGCGCGAGCAGTAGCGCGCCATCCTTGCGCGTCAGCGGCGTGGCCGCGCGGCACAGCCAGAGCACGGCCCAGAGGGCGATCGGCAAGGCAAAGGTCATGCGCAGGGTCAGCAGCGTGACCGCGTCGACGGGGGCTGCGGCATAGGCCAGCTTGACGAAAATCGCCTTGAAGGAGAAACCAAACGCGGCCAGCACGGCCAGCACGATACCGAGGCGTTCGGCGGACCAGATATTCCAGGGCATGGCGGAGTAAGTCCTGCAGAGTTTTATCTGGACGAATGATCACGGCAATTGAATCCAGGTTAAATTGGGCTTTCCATAACGCATCGTTCGGATATGACCAACGCTATGCACTATTCACTATGCACTACGACCTGACCGACCTGCGCCTCTTCGTGGCGATTGCCGAAGCCCGCAACCTGACCCGTGGCGCCGAGCGCGTGCACCTGGCGGCCTCCTCGGCCAGCCATCGCATGCGCCTGCTGGAAGCGTCGATCGGCACGCCCCTGTTGGTTCGCGAGCCGCGCGGGGTAAGCCTGACCCGCGCCGGCGATGCACTGCTGCGCCATGCACGCCAGGTGTTCGCCCAACTCGAGCAGATGCATGCCGACCTCACGCCCTACGCCAAAGGGGTGCGCGGGCATGTCAGCCTGTGGGCCAACACCCACGCCACCCATGCCTTCCTGCCGGACAGCCTGGCGGCCTTCTTGAAACGCCACCCGCAGGTGAGCATTTCCCTGGAGGAGCACACCAGTCCGGAAGTGGTCATGGCCGTAGCGCGCGGCGAGGTGGAAGTCGGCGTGGTCGCCGAATCGATAGAAGGCGCGGAAGTCGAACTGCTGCCCTACCGGGCCGACCGGCTGGTGTTGATCGCGCCTGCCGACCACCCGATTGCCCAACGCACCCGCACGCCCTTCGCCGCAGTGCTGGACTACCCCTTCGTGATGCTGCATTCCGGCTCGGCCATTCACACCTTCACCATGAACGCCGCCGCCGCACTGGGCCGGCACCTCGAAGTACGCATCCAGGTGCGCAGCTTCGAGGCGGTGTGCCGCATGGTCAGCGCCGGGGTGGGCCTGGGCCTGGTGCCGCGCAGCGCCCTGGCCGATGGCCCGCCCCGCGAGCCGCTGGCCGTCATCGAGCTGGAAGAGCCCTGGGCCCAGCGCGACCTGAAAGTCTGCGTGCGCAAACGCGAGCAACTGTCACGCTTTGCCGCCGACCTGGTGGCCTGCCTGACCGGCAGCGGTGCAGACCTGCCTTAGCAGCACCCACGCCTATCCGTACTAAGCTCTGCCAGGACTGCAACGCGTCATCTTTCTGGAGGGAATCACCATGGCACTGCGCATCAACGACCTCGTACCGGATTTCACCGCCGATACCGATCAGGGCCCCATCAGCTTCCACGACTGGATCGGCTCCGGTTGGGCCATTCTGTTTTCCCACCCCAAGGACTTCACCCCGGTGTGCACCACCGAATTCGGCGCGGTCGCCCAACTGGCGAGCGAGTGGGCGAAACGTGGCACCCAGGTGATCGGCGTGTCGGTGGATGGGGTCGCCGCGCACAAGCAATGGAAAGGAGATATCGAAGGTTTCTGCGGTGCCACGGCGGGCTTCCCGATCATTGCCGATGAAGGACTGGTCGTCTCCAAGGCGTTCGACATGTTGCCCGCCGAGGCCTACCTGCCGGATGGCCGTACCGCAGCGGATACCGCCACCGTGCGCTCGGTGTTCATCATCGGCCCGGACAAGAAGCTCAAACTGTCCATGACCTACCCCATGTCGGTCGGGCGCAACTTTGCCGAAGTGTTGCGCGCGCTGGACGCCTTGCAG encodes:
- a CDS encoding heavy metal translocating P-type ATPase; the protein is MNNSWLNPGLLGLTILALLAGGVAHLLDHGLLASQLWSGSALLVAALLLVEIILRLLRRELGVDLIALLSILGAVLLGQALVAAVIAVMLASGRTLEYFTSQRAERELKRLINRAPRFAWRLQDGQLVQIPVEQVALGDRLLLRMGEVLAVDGELLSANASVDESALTGESLPVSYAAGATLRSGGVNVGAPFELRASHTAEQSTYAGIVRMAEAARQSRAPFVRLADRYALALVPLTLLIAGAAWLLSGDPIRALAVLVVATPCPLILAVPIAIMAGISRSAHRGILIKDGATLEALAAAQILFLDKTGTLTTGHARIQAVESAGVQSQEKLLYLAGSLAQASPHPISAAIVQAAQKGTRPLGTPQQVREQPGAGLQGEVDGHEVRIGALEFVSPGAETDAWAQSVLRRMDYQAAGGSFIGVDQTLAGAVLFADPLRMESPHALRLLRRAGIHKIIMLTGDRPETAQMIGLAAGVDEVRAGLDPAAKVAAVLQGREQGKTLMVGDGINDAPALAAADVGIALGASGATASSEAAGVVLLVDRLDRVAEALQIARRSQRIARQGVLVGMGLSLLAMLLAALGYLPPLAGAILQEGIDVAVILNALRALGGGLHNGAGKALEGERIDRLKREHDDLAQPLEAVRTLARQLPKQTTEQARTALDSLVRLLEEKLVPHEQNDEDQLYPLLARHLKGDDPLAAMSHTHREIFRLVKLLARMNADFSASSTAPSTEDIQAMLQRLDTVLALHFAQEDELYHNLDRR
- a CDS encoding diguanylate cyclase; translation: MQSLSSIRAPESANDELFDGLVRLARQHVGVMSALVIAGAEDQPRIRTCVGAALEHAVSLGHLEAPWRCTDALLVVPDVQCDERLRDLDLLAAAPHIRFLLACPLRAPAGEVLGILYLLHDQPRELNMAQQQTLHELAQLAAQLLAREAADADWQQQVDLLRENERRMALAITGSGTGIWDRNVATGEIHYSSGWKALLGYAEHEVGNRIEESYTRVHPADLTYVQASIQAHLEQHTEAYEVEHRLQCRDGSYKWVCSRGKVVERDVAGQPLRMIGTTTDISAMRALSEQAQQTASLMTDLTNEIPGMAFQYQRLADGRSCFTYASGGVRTIYGLSPEQLLANPDLLHEIIHPEDWALYLSSLAISATNLTPWHLEYRVQLPQQGTFWRQGDACPRQLEDGSVLWHGFIADITEHKLIEAELQEFATTDFLTQLCNRRSFMLQLETELSRVQRTAGHCATLLMFDLDHFKDINDRWGHFVGDQALRHFAAILRAQLRKTDAAGRMGGEEFAVLLSDTDIAQAMSFGERIRSELARTPLVHAGEQIPLAVSVGIAAINAGDPTPEAALSRSDIALYRAKRSGRNRIECHSEAAH
- the katG gene encoding catalase/peroxidase HPI, producing MSNEAKCPFSGGAGSPTVAGAQSNANWWPNQLNLKILHQHSSLSDPMDADFNYAEEFKSLDLDAVVRDLTALMTNSQDWWPADWGHYGGLMIRMAWHAAGTYRIADGRGGAGTGNQRFAPLNSWPDNGNLDKARRLLWPIKQKYGRKLSWADLFVLAGNVALESMGFKTFGFGGGRSDIWAPEEDVNWGAETEWLATSDQPNSRYSGDRNLANPLAAVQMGLIYVNPQGPDGNPDPLASGRDVRETFARMAMNDEETVALVAGGHTFGKAHGAGDAALVGPEPEAAAIEEQGFGWINKFGSGKGVHTITSGIEGAWKPNPTKWDMGYFDMLFGYEWELTKSPAGAHQWVAKDVKPEHMIPDAHDPSKKHPPMMTTADLSLRMDPAYEKISRRFHQNPQEFADAFARAWFKLTHRDMGPRARYLGKLVPQEELIWQDPVPAVDHPLVDAQDIAALKAKILASGLSIAQLVSTAWASASTFRGSDKRGGANGARIRLAPQKDWPANQPTELAKVLAALESVQKDFNASAAGGKKVSLADLIVLGGCAAVEAAAKKAGVSVTAPFTAGRTDATQAQTDVESFAVLEPKADGFRNYAQPGLEAVAAELLIDKAQLLGLTAPEMTVLIGGLRALNANVGQAQHGVFTKRPETLSNDFFVNLLDMRTKWQKSASAAGVLEGRDRKSGDLQWTGTVVDLVFGSNSQLRALAEVYATSDAQAKFVHDFVAAWDKVMTLDRFDLA
- a CDS encoding DMT family transporter; translated protein: MPWNIWSAERLGIVLAVLAAFGFSFKAIFVKLAYAAAPVDAVTLLTLRMTFALPIALWAVLWLCRAATPLTRKDGALLLALGLLGYYGASILDFVGLQYISAALERLILFIYPTMTVLIGVLALGKRLEKRQVAALLLSYAGIGLAFAHDLDVAGDIRAVLIGSAFVFASALSYALYSAGAEVAIQRLGTIRFAALAIIVSTLATQLHFVASQPFAALNQPVPVYAYAAAMAIFSTVLPVFWQSAAIQRIGAARTVLIGTLGPILTIFFGWLLLRESVSLAQLLGAGLVLAGVLLVSQKRWFRRQEVVAEDQAKPQASAVS
- a CDS encoding LysR family transcriptional regulator, whose protein sequence is MHYDLTDLRLFVAIAEARNLTRGAERVHLAASSASHRMRLLEASIGTPLLVREPRGVSLTRAGDALLRHARQVFAQLEQMHADLTPYAKGVRGHVSLWANTHATHAFLPDSLAAFLKRHPQVSISLEEHTSPEVVMAVARGEVEVGVVAESIEGAEVELLPYRADRLVLIAPADHPIAQRTRTPFAAVLDYPFVMLHSGSAIHTFTMNAAAALGRHLEVRIQVRSFEAVCRMVSAGVGLGLVPRSALADGPPREPLAVIELEEPWAQRDLKVCVRKREQLSRFAADLVACLTGSGADLP
- a CDS encoding peroxiredoxin, with translation MALRINDLVPDFTADTDQGPISFHDWIGSGWAILFSHPKDFTPVCTTEFGAVAQLASEWAKRGTQVIGVSVDGVAAHKQWKGDIEGFCGATAGFPIIADEGLVVSKAFDMLPAEAYLPDGRTAADTATVRSVFIIGPDKKLKLSMTYPMSVGRNFAEVLRALDALQLTYNVPLATPANWAVGQDVIVALALNDEQAREKYGSIDIKLPYLRTTPAPK